A single window of Nicotiana sylvestris chromosome 5, ASM39365v2, whole genome shotgun sequence DNA harbors:
- the LOC104220500 gene encoding PHD finger protein ALFIN-LIKE 4-like has translation MEGGAQYNPRTVEEVFRDLKGRRTGLIKALTADVEEFYQQCDPEKENLCLYGFPSEQWEVNLPAEEVPPELPEPALGINFARDGMQEKDWLALVAVHSDAWLLSVAFYFGARFGFDKADRKRLFNMINDLPTIYEVVTGAAKKQVKERSSVSNHSSTKSKSNSKVGKYSKVEVKDEDDGLDEEEEEHGDTLCGACGENYASDEFWICCDICERWFHGKCVKITPAKAEHIKQYKCPTCSNKRPRP, from the exons ATGGAAGGAGGCGCACAGTATAATCCTCGCACTGTTGAGGAAGTTTTTAGGGATCTCAAAGGCCGTCGTACAGGCTTAATCAAAGCCCTCACCGCTG ATGTGGAGGAATTTTATCAGCAGTGTGACCCTG AAAAGGAAAATCTTTGCCTTTATGGATTTCCAAGCGAGCAATGGGAAGTCAATTTGCCAGCTGAGGAGGTGCCTCCTGAGCTTCCAGAGCCAGCATTGGGTATAAACTTTGCCAGAGATGGGATGCAAGAAAAGGACTGGTTGGCTCTAGTTGCTGTTCACAGTGATGCATGGCTACTCTCTGTTGCCTTTTACTTTGGTGCCAGATTTGGCTTTGACAAAGCTGATAG GAAACGCCTGTTCAATATGATAAATGATCTGCCAACAATATATGAGGTTGTCACCGGAGCTGCCAAGAAGCAAGTAAAGGAGAGATCATCAGTCTCTAACCATAGCAGCACCAAATCCAAGTCAAACTCTAAAGTG GGTAAATACTCAAAGGTCGAAGTAAAAGATGAGGATGATGGATTAGATGAAGAGGAGGAAGAGCATGGCGATACCCTGTGTGGGGCATGTGGTGAGAACTATGCTTCAGATGAATTCTGGATTTGTTGTGACATATGCGAGAGGTGGTTCCATGGTAAGTGCGTGAAGATCACACCTGCGAAGGCTGAGCATATAAAGCAGTACAAATGCCCAACATGCAGCAACAAGAGGCCACGCCCTTGA
- the LOC104220501 gene encoding protein PLASTID MOVEMENT IMPAIRED 1-RELATED 1-like yields MLSRMDSRKKIGEKTGNGKLLNDIEAISKALYLDKTQPRILMSTASSRSKSVGKARLPDPKSKSKDNNGRDLLDKDSNKKSIWSWKSLKSLTHVKNRRFNCCFSLQVHCIEGLPPFFDDLSLVVHWRRRDGGLMTCPVVVSEGIAEFEEQLSYTCSIYGSRNGPHHSAKYEANHCLLYAAVCGTPELDLGKHRVDLTRLLPLTLEELEDEKSSGKWTTSYRLSGKAKGATMNVSFGYHIVGKGNTSTMLLSNRDVQNLRQSSSSAAKLAQSEKSDELSIIRRAGSLPPRSSTSQQYAEEVKDLHEVLPMRSSDLSKSVEVLYQKLKEEKLEVSKIDVSSNTAENLKPELSLLSEPGKGSVENECEFSVIEKGIELPLKELEQKEDDSVKTIDYPVLERLVPASTGKMPIEEEAQPELLDKGLDSANELLPVSASNFETEELIMKELESALNSVSDLSSEGLDSQEHDNEVINHDSYLDVKAKYRELRKGKSLSMDYVTESVASDFLDMLGIEHSPFGPSSESEPDSPRERLLRQFEKDTLASGCSLFNLDMGIEEFASNAPSGSQWTSIFEEFGYSSAEPSYEEMPKIEIEAMSNKTRASTLEDLETEALMREWGLNEKSFQYSSPKSSSGFGSPIHMPPEDPYQLPPLGEGLGPLVQTENGGFLRSMNPAVFKNAKGGGNLIMQVSSPVVVPAEMGTGIMDILQHLASIGMEKLSMQASKLMPLEDITGKTMEQIAWGNAPSLEGPERQDLLHHEFEFGQNMASGRSKKGKSHGPMPSKLESSSTGTHIDAEYVSLEDLAPLAMDKIEALSIEGLRIQSGMSDEDAPSNISTQSIGEFSAFEGQKINFGEAVGLEGAGGLQLLDIKDNGDEVDGLMGLSLTLDEWMRLDSGDIYDEDEISERTSKLLAAHHAISTDMFRGRSKGEKRRGKGKKCGLLGNNFTVALMVQLRDPLRNYEPVGTPMLALVQVERVFVPPKPKIYSTVSEVRNNNEDDDDESEPPKKDLNVDINEENITTEVEQIQQYKITEVHVAGLKTDQSKKKLWGSTTQEQSGSRWLLANGMGKKNKHPLMKSKAANKSSKAAASSATTTVQPGDTLWSISSRVHGTGAKWKEIAALNPHIRNPNVILPNETIRLK; encoded by the exons ATGTTATCAAGAATGGATTCCAGGAAGAAAATTGGTGAGAAAACTGGAAATGGGAAGTTGTTGAATGATATTGAAGCTATAAGTAAAGCCCTATATTTGGATAAAACCCAACCTCGGATTTTGATGTCTACAGCTAGTAGTCGTTCTAAGTCTGTTGGGAAAGCCCGTTTACCCGACCCCAAATCGAAAAGCAAAGACAATAATGGTAGAGATTTGTTAGACAAGGATAGTAATAAGAAGTCCATATGGAGTTGGAAGAGCTTAAAGTCCTTAACTCATGTTAAAAACCGAAGGTTCAATTGCTGTTTTTCGCTTCAAGTCCATTGCATTGAAGGGCTGCCGCCATTTTTtgatgaccttagccttgtcgtcCATTGGAGGAGGCGAGATGGTGGGTTGATGACATGTCCGGTTGTGGTTTCTGAAGGTATAGCAGAGTTTGAGGAACAGTTGAGTTATACGTGTTCTATATATGGCAGTAGGAATGGTCCCCATCATTCAGCAAAGTATGAGGCAAACCATTGCTTGTTGTATGCTGCAGTTTGTGGCACTCCTGAACTTGACTTGGGGAAGCATCGGGTTGACCTTACCAGGTTGCTGCCTCTTACATTAGAAGAATTGGAGGATGAGAAGAGCTCGGGTAAGTGGACAACTAGTTACCGGTTGTCAGGCAAGGCTAAAGGTGCAACCATGAATGTTAGTTTTGGGTATCACATAGTTGGGAAAGGGAACACTTCTACCATGCTTCTGAGCAATAGGGACGTTCAAAACTTGAGGCAGAGCAGTTCAAGTGCTGCAAAACTTGCACAATCTGAGAAAAGTGATGAGCTGAGCATAATAAGGCGAGCTGGAAGCCTTCCTCCTCGGTCTTCTACTTCACAGCAGTACGCAGAGGAAGTAAAAGATCTTCATGAGGTATTACCAATGCGTAGTTCTGACCTCTCCAAATCAGTAGAAGTTTTGTATCAGAAGCTCAAGGAAGAGAAGCTTGAAGTTTCAAAGATTGATGTTTCCTCTAATACTGCTGAGAACCTCAAGCCAGAACTATCCTTGCTATCAGAACCTGGGAAGGGAAGTGTTGAAAACGAGTGCGAGTTTTCTGTGATTGAGAAAGGCATAGAACTGCCcttgaaggaactggagcaaAAAGAAGATGATTCTGTGAAAACTATTGATTACCCCGTGTTGGAGAGGCTTGTACCTGCTAGTACTGGGAAGATGCCCATTGAAGAGGAGGCACAACCTGAACTATTGGACAAGGGTCTTGACAGTGCAAATGAACTACTTCCGGTGAGTGCCAGCAATTTTGAGACAGAAGAATTGATTATGAAAGAATTGGAGTCTGCATTAAACAGTGTCTCTGACTTGTCAAGCGAGGGATTAGATTCTCAAGAACATGACAATGAAGTTATAAATCATGATAGTTACTTGGATGTTAAAGCGAAGTATAGAGAGCTTAGGAAGGGAAAATCCCTCAGCATGGATTACGTTACTGAATCCGTGGCTAGTGATTTCCTGGATATGCTAGGGATTGAGCATAGTCCATTTGGCCCAAGTTCCGAGAGCGAGCCTGATTCCCCAAGAGAACGATTATTGAGGCAATTTGAGAAGGACACTCTGGCTAGTGGCTGTTCTTTGTTTAACCTTGATATGGGCATTGAAGAATTTGCTTCTAATGCTCCAAGTGGATCTCAATGGACGAGCATCTTCGAGGAATTTGGTTATTCATCTGCCGAACCGTCATATGAGGAAATGCCCAAGATAGAAATTGAGGCAATGAGTAATAAAACAAGAGCTTCCACATTGGAGGACTTGGAGACGGAGGCTTTGATGCGTGAATGGGGCTTGAACGAGAAGTCATTTCAATATTCTTCTCCCAAAAGTTCAAGTGGTTTTGGCAGCCCAATTCATATGCCTCCTGAAGACCCTTACCAATTGCCTCCTCTTGGAGAAGGCTTAGGACCCTTGGTACAGACTGAAAATGGAGGATTTTTAAGGTCAATGAATCCTGCAGTTTTCAAGAATGCTAAGGGTGGAGGGAATTTAATTATGCAGGTATCCAGTCCAGTGGTGGTGCCTGCGGAAATGGGTACTGGTATAATGGACATACTGCAGCATTTGGCCTCCATTGGAATGGAAAAGCTCTCTATGCAGGCAAGTAAATTAATGCCTTTGGAAGATATAACTGGTAAGACAATGGAACAAATAGCCTGGGGAAATGCACCGAGCTTAGAAGGACCTGAAAG GCAAGATCTATTGCATCATGAATTTGAGTTTGGGCAAAACATGGCCAGTGGTCGGAGTAAAAAGGGAAAATCACACGGACCAATGCCAAGTAAGTTGGAATCAAGTTCTACTGGGACTCACATAGACGCTGAATATGTATCCTTAGAAGACCTTGCTCCTTTGGCAATGGATAAAATTGAAGCCCTTTCAATTGAGGGTTTGAGAATACAGTCGGGAATGTCAGATGAGGATGCACCTTCAAACATCAGCACTCAATCCATTGGTGAGTTTTCAGCCTTTGAGGGACAAAAGATCAATTTTGGTGAAGCTGTAGGTTTGGAAGGGGCAGGTGGATTGCAGCTTCTGGACATTAAAGACAATGGTGATGAAGTTGATGGGCTTATGGGCTTATCTCTAACTCTTGATGAATGGATGAGGTTGGACTCGGGAGATATATATGACGAAGATGAGATTAGCGAGCGAACCTCTAAACTGCTAGCAGCTCATCATGCTATCAGCACAGACATGTTTCGGGGCAGGTCGAAGGGAGAGAAGAGACGTGGAAAAGGTAAGAAGTGTGGTTTGTTGGGAAACAACTTTACAGTGGCACTAATGGTGCAGCTCCGTGATCCTTTACGGAATTATGAGCCGGTTGGTACACCTATGCTCGCACTTGTTCAGGTAGAGAGAGTGTTTGTACCACCTAAACCTAAGATATACAGCACAGTTTCTGAAGTTAGAAACAAcaatgaagatgatgatgatgaatctGAGCCTCCTAAGAAGGACCTGAATGTGGACATCAATGAAGAGAATATCACCACCGAGGTTGAACAAATACAACAGTACAAAATAACCGAAGTGCATGTTGCAGGTTTGAAGACAGATCAAAGTAAAAAGAAACTATGGGGTTCCACAACTCAAGAACAGTCTGGCTCTCGTTGGTTGCTTGCTAATGGAATGGGAAAGAAAAATAAACATCCATTAATGAAGTCAAAGGCTGCTAACAAATCTTCAAAGGCAGCTGCTTCATCAGCAACAACTACAGTGCAGCCTGGTGATACACTATGGAGTATATCTTCTAGGGTTCATGGTACAGGCGCTAAATGGAAGGAAATAGCAGCACTAAATCCACATATCCGAAATCCCAATGTTATATTGCCGAATGAAACAATCAGATTGAAGTAG